In the genome of Acidobacteriota bacterium, the window CTGAAGCCGGGCAAATACCTGGCCGTCGCGCACGGGTTTTCGATTCACTTCAAAAAGATCGTTCCGCCCGCGGGTGTCAATGTGTTTATGGTCGCGCCGAAAGGCCCAGGTCATCTGGTTCGCCGCGAATATGAAAAAGGCGGCGGCGTTCCGTGCTTAATCGCCGTTGCGCAGGACCCCAGCGGCGACACCAAACAAGTTGCGCTGGCATACGCTTCGGCCATCGGTGGAGGTCGCGCAGGCGTCATCGAAACCACCTTCAAAGAAGAAACCGAAACCGATCTATTTGGCGAACAATCCGTGTTGTGCGGTGGCGTGACGGCGTTGATTCAAGCCGGATTTGAAACTTTGGTCGAAGCCGGATATGCGCCGGAAATGGCATATTTTGAATGCCTGCACGAAATGAAGCTGATCGTGGATTTGATGTACGAAGGCGGCATTTCGACGATGCGCTATTCGATTTCAAACACGGCAGAATACGGCGATTTGACGCGCGGCAAACGCGTCATTGGACCGGAAGTCAAACAACGGATGAAGGAAATCCTGGGCGAAATCCAATCCGGCCAGTTCGCCGATGAATGGATGGCCGAAGCCGAATCCGGCAAACCGAATTTCACGCGGTTGGTTGAAAGCGAAAAGAAACACCAGATCGAAGAAGTCGGGTCGAAGCTCCGTGGTTTGATGCCCTGGCTGGCCAGCAATAAGATTGTGGACAAGGCGAAAAACTAAAATCCACTTTTGAAGCAAACGGAGGCGCGGAGCATCGGTGGAACTTTCGCCAATGCTCCGCGAAGTACTTATGGGACAAGTTAGAACAACGCTTACGATAACCAATCGGGCAGACGAGATTCGCGCGGCTGATGGGACAATTTCGGCTGATCAAATTCGCAAACTAACGCTCGACAATGTGCTTGCTGATACAGGTGCGACCACATTGTGTCTGCCTTCAGAGATTATTAAACAGCTTGGTTTGGCTCCTCTCAAAGAAGTCATGACTTCTACAGCCGCTGGTTATCAGCGCACAACCGTTTATCAGGATGCCAAGGTCTCCCTTGAAGGGCGCGAAGGTGTTTTTCAATGTTTGGAATTGCCAGGCGGAGAAAGCATTTTGCTAGGCGTCATTCCTATGGAAGAGTTGGGGATTGAGCTTGATTTACAAAAACACGAGCTGAAGTTCCTTCCGATGGAGCCTGGCAACAGTTATTACACTGCATTTGGCCACACGCTTTGCCACTCTGACGGCACACCGATTGATGAAAACGAAATGAGAGTAGAACGGCAATGAAAGACAATTGGGTTGAAATTTACGAC includes:
- a CDS encoding aspartyl protease family protein, producing the protein MGQVRTTLTITNRADEIRAADGTISADQIRKLTLDNVLADTGATTLCLPSEIIKQLGLAPLKEVMTSTAAGYQRTTVYQDAKVSLEGREGVFQCLELPGGESILLGVIPMEELGIELDLQKHELKFLPMEPGNSYYTAFGHTLCHSDGTPIDENEMRVERQ
- the ilvC gene encoding ketol-acid reductoisomerase, which gives rise to MNIYYDKDADPKYLAGKRIAIIGYGSQGFGHSNNLKDSGCDVIVGLRSDSPSVAKAQSAGLEVLPVGDAAERADIIMILTPDELTPGIYKRDIEPHLKPGKYLAVAHGFSIHFKKIVPPAGVNVFMVAPKGPGHLVRREYEKGGGVPCLIAVAQDPSGDTKQVALAYASAIGGGRAGVIETTFKEETETDLFGEQSVLCGGVTALIQAGFETLVEAGYAPEMAYFECLHEMKLIVDLMYEGGISTMRYSISNTAEYGDLTRGKRVIGPEVKQRMKEILGEIQSGQFADEWMAEAESGKPNFTRLVESEKKHQIEEVGSKLRGLMPWLASNKIVDKAKN